The following DNA comes from Lentibacillus sp. Marseille-P4043.
AATTCAAAAGCATCCTCAGCAGAGTCTTGTACCGTTACCATAAACCCCTCTTTGTTCAAGTAAGCAGATACGATGTTTTGGATATTTATATCATCTTCCACAACACCAATATGATAATTCATTTGGAAGCCCCCTTAAACAGCATTTTTGATATACTTTTATTTTTACACAAAACAGGGAATAAGAACAATGAAAAGAGAATTCCATACTTTTTCTACATTTATTCTAAATTCCTTCCAAACCAACTATGTACAATAATCATTGTAATATTAATTATTCAAGAAGGTGATTTAAATGGAACGTCATAATCAAGATGAACAACAAAATAGTCAACAGCCAACTAATGAAATGGAGGAGGCAAATCAAGCACAGCAGGACCAAAATCACTACCATGCAGAGAAGGACCCTGGCCTAACCAAGCCTTCAAAAGGGAATAAAGTGAATAACAAGCCAAAATCTAAATCCCATCCATTATTAAGTGGAGTAATTGGCGGAATTATTTCCGCAGTTATTGTTGCTGCGTTATTCACTACTAATATGATTCCAATTAATTCTTCTAGTAACACCGGTAACAATGAGTCAAGCTCAAGCAGTGATAATCAAGCTCAACCGGCAATTTCTAATACGATTGCTTCTGATGATACTAATATTGCTTCAAATATAGATGAAACTTCCCAAGCTGTAGTTGGTATTATCAATAAGCAACAACAAAGTGTTTGGTCACCTAGTCAAGAAGTTGGATCAGGCTCAGGAATTATCTACAAAAAAGATGACGGAAAGGCGTATGTCGTGACGAATAATCACGTTGTCGATGGTGCTGAAGAAGTTGATGTAGTTCTTAATAATGAGGAGCATATAAAAGCCAAGGTATTAGGAGCTGACTCTCTAACAGATTTGGCAGTTTTACAAATCGACGGTAGTAAGATTAAAACAGTAGCAAAACTAGGACCCTCTGATGATTTACAAATTGGTGATACCGTTATAGCGATTGGTAATCCTTTAGGCATGAAGTTTTCCGGATCCGTCACGAAAGGAATCATCAGTGGTCTGCAACGCAACATTGAAATTGATACAAACGGTGATCGCCAACCAGACTGGATTACCGAAGTTATTCAAACAGACGCAGCAATTAACCCAGGAAACAGTGGTGGTGCTTTAGTTAACGAAAATGGTGAAGTGATTGGAATTAATTCGATGAAAATTGCCCAAGAAGCGGTAGAAGGAATAGGATTTGCCATTCCAATTGATTCAGCAATTCCTATTATGGAACAACTCGAAAAAGATGGCGAAATAGCACGTCCATTTATCGGTATTAGCACGGCATCGATCGATCAAGTTCCAACGCAATATCGTCAAAATATAAAGCTTCCAGAAAAAGTTGACGGTGGTATGGTAATTGCAAACGTTGAAGCAGGATCGCCCGCAGACAAGGCAGGACTACAGCAGTTTGACGTTATAACAAAAATTAATGATAAGAAAATAACTTCTTTATTAGATTTACGAAAATACATGTATTCCGAAACAAATATTGGTGACAAAATCAACCTAGAAATTTACCGAAACGGCAAGCAAAAGACTATTCAATTAACGCTTATCGAGAGAGAGACAAAATAATAAGCAACCTTGAGAAGACTTCGGCAACGCCTTATCCATTGAGCAGGTGCCGGAGTCTTTCTTATTCATTCTTGCTTAACTTAAAAAGAAGGGGAATCTCCTTCTTTTTTTGTAATTAATCGATATAATAATTGTAATGTGTACTTTCGTCAACCAATATATTTTTATATACGGAATTCATCTTTTATAAAGGATTTTTGAAAAGTTTGTCGAAAGTATACTAAACTAGAAGAACAATACCATGCAAAAGGAAGTGATGTAATGCAATGTTCTAATTGTGGACAGCAAACAGAGGAAGGGAAATTTTGCACAAATTGTGGTGCTCAATTGCCTAATGATGAATATGCAGCAGCTGCTGATCCAACAATCAACACCAATGATGTTCACCCACAAAGCCAAGAAAAGTATCAAGAACAAACAAGTTACCAATCAAATGAAGCAGTAGATAAACTCAAGACTGCTGGAGCAAATTTCGGTCACTTTTTTGTAACACTCGTCAAAAGTCCAAGTGAGGCAAAAAAGGCAAATAGCAACGATTTGATTTCAAGTATAGCAACCATTGTGATATTTTCATTATTAATTGCTTTAGGCTATCATTTATCCATAAGTACCATTCCAACAGGGTTTTTCGGCGGGCCATCAATATCATTTTTTGACAGTTTTGTTTTGCCCCTAATTGAATTCATCATTTTATTTGTGCTTGTTGCTGCATTAACATTTGCTGGGGTGAAATTCGCTGCACAGGCTTTAACTTTTACGGATGTATTAGCAAAATATGGGGCTTATTTAATTCCATTTTTACTATTATTCGCAGTTGGCTTTTTATTTGCTTTAGTCGATCTCACATCCCTTTCAGCACTATTTATTCTAATTAGCGTATTAGGTACTCTGTTAATTGCTCCTACACTAATTTTGCTGGAACAACCAGCTGTTGGATTTGATCGGATTTACGTTTTGCTAGGCATTTACTTTATTTCATTACTTGTATTCGGATTTTTTATCCAATCTTTCATTGAATCAATACTTAGTACATTATTAGGTGGAATGTTTGGTGGGTATTAGGTTGGAAAAGATAATAAAGGGCTCTTACCGTTTTTTGGGTAAGAACCCTTTTGCTTTTTACCCGAAGAAAAAGTCAAAAATATTACTTCCTGCTGAACTTTGTTTATTATAAAATTCCGAGTATCCGCAGTTTTTACAGTAAACAACAATGAACTGGTTATTTTGTACATCAAACATCTTTGATAATCCCGTGCCAGTCATCGCGACTTCCTTTTTATCTGCATCCGTACTGCCGCATTTGATACATCCTTTATTTTCCTCCATTGTATCCACTCTCCTTTCTATGTAATACGAAATAATCACTCATTCGGTTTCATTCTTATTACGATTTTTTCCTCCATAAAAATACACAAGTCAGTAGCGGCTCAAACTGACTTGTGTATTTTTCATTCATCAAGTTCTTTCTCATATTTATTATGGTTTGGGGTTACACCGCTGTAGTTACCATCTATATCGGCAGCTAAAAACTCTTCTACGTTTTCTGTGGCACCAATATTCTCATCACTATTCGGATACACGTCATTATAATCTTCTTGGTCGCCATATATATCGGAGGGGGAATCTGAGGTACCATAACGACTTACATCCTGCCAGGCATCTTCTGCATCATAACCTGTTTCAACCTCGTCACCGGCATCATTAGGGTTTATATTCGGACTAAATACTTTTTCTTCCACCGGTCGACTATGCTCGAAAGTATCATTTGACGCATGATCAATACAAACGTCCGTTGTCGGAATTGCCTCTAAGCGTTCAAATGGTATATCTTTACCACATTTAGTGCAGATGCCATATGTCCCTTCCTCAATTGCATGGAGTGCTTCATTTATTTCCTCAAGTTCTTCTTCAGCGTGTTCGTTTAATGCCAAATCCTTCCCTCGTTCAAACAGTGCAGTACCGTGATCTGCTGGATGATTATCATAGTTCGACAACTCCCCGATTGATTCCTGAGAAAATTCATATTGTAAACCGAAATGATCCTGTACATGATCAATCAGTTGATTTTGTCGTTCCACTAATGCCATTTTACATCTATTTAATTGCTCCTTTGTGATCATTCATTAGCCTCCATTCCTTTAAAATGATTGCTAATTATACTATGTGTAGAACAGCAGAGTTGATTCTTTATTTCCCGCGCCAAATCATGTCAATATGAGCAATGATTTACTGGTATTAATTTTGATTCACTTTGTCGTGTTATACATGCTTTTTTTGGGTTTACGATCTAATTTATTAATCGCTTTTCATTCTTTTTCATTTTATTCGTTACTTTTTTGTTACCTTTTATTAGTCATATTTTAAAATTCGTCTGCATATAGTTAAGTAACGGAACGCGTTATTAACTAAATTATAAATTTTCGCCAGACGTTTTAAATTGTCTGGTATTTTTTTGTTCTAAATCGATATTACCGGTCATACCATGTACTAATAAAACGATTGGAGGGTTTAAATTTGGGTGGCAACAAAATAATAAAAAGTGTCAGCTTTAATATTACCAACGAAAACGACAAGAAAATGTTGAAAGCAATTAAACGCAGAAATTTTAGTGGATATGTAAAAAAGTTGTTACTTGCCGACATCGATAAAAAAGAAAAACGCCAATCTGATGAATCAGAAGGCGCTAAGAAAGAGGGAGAATTAACAGCTTCAGAAAAAATGGAAGTTATAAGGGATAAACTTAACCGACCAAAGAATTGACGGCTAAGCCAATACCATAGCCAATAATTACAGATGCAACAAACATAATAATCATCCCTTCAATGTTGTTATTTCTAGCATGTCCTGTTTTGAAAAATTTAATACATGAGAGGGGTAAAAAGTTTATGAATAAAGTACAATCGATCAATTTTAATGATTTTATGAAAGGCGATTGGAAAAAGCCAAGCATTAAACGTTATGCAATTGGCATCGGTGCTGTGGCTTTATTAATTCCAAAAACCGCTTTAGCTTCTACCGCTGATGGGATGTTCGGGAATGTTCACGAAGCTATCATGAATGCTTTCGACGCAGGCGTTGTATTAGTGATTATTTTTGCAGGTGCTGCATGGGGATTAGGACACCGCAGTAAAGCAATCGAAATACTTATAGGCGTTTGTTGTGGATATATCTTGGCACGTCACGCTGTGGATATAAGAGACTTTCTGAAAGGCATATAGGAGGGGTTTACATGAAATTTTTATTCAACGGAAGCGAAATGGTGCTTGCTACGGCAATCGAGGAACCGAAACCATTATTTCAGGAATTTCTAGGAGGTTTGAAAGGTGGCGCAGATTGGGCAACAGATCATGTTGTAGGTGGATTTTTTGAACTTGTTTGGGAAGGAGCAACGGTTATATGGGATTTTTTAATTACCTTCCTTCCTGACATTATGGGTTACGGCACGATGTTAGCCGGGGCTTTGATGATACTGGGCGCGATGACAGGAAAAGGCGGAATGATGAAAGTGTTAGCTATCTATGCGGGGTTTATGATTTTTGGATTATGTATTTTAGGAGGGGCATAATTGAACAAAGACTTCAACAGAGCAATGAAGGCGTTTAGGTTGGCCGGCAAAGAACCAAAGACACCGGAAGAAATTTCCGCTTACCAAGCCGGATTAAAGATAATGGGAAAAATAAAACGAAAAGAAAAACAAGAAGCAAAAAAGGACGTTCGCTTTATTGAGGGTAGCAAATTACCTGCTATTTATAAAGAACCGACAAAAATTAAAGAAAGTCGATTCAAGCGAATCAAAACAATAAAATGGTCTGACTTTTTTCAAGTCGAGCAAAATAAAATAATCGTTTATAGAATCATCCCGCACGCCGATGTCACAGACAATAATAAGCGCCTGTGGAAAGCGATTTATAAAATGTACGAAATGTATGAATCACCAAAGAGCAGATTAGAGCGTGACGGCTTTAAATTTACTTTTCGCGAAAAAGATTATTTTTGGTTCGATGTGCTTTTCAAACAAGAAAACGGACAGAAAAAGATTGAATTCTACATTGCTACAAGCGAATATCAAGCAAAGAAGCTAAAACGGAAAATAGAAAATAAAATAAGCGTCACTTTTAAAGAAGCCGCAATAGAAGATCTGCACATCCCGCATGAAAATACCATAGTACAGGAAATGAAATACTTAAAACACGACATATTCACCCTAAACACCAATACATCCGATACAAAAACCCCAATAGCAAACATACTTAATACCCTTGACGAATTAGAAAGCGATGGAGACATAGCGCGTCTAAGTATCTCAAATGAAGCAGAGAATCGCCAGAAATGGATTAAAACCTCACAGTGGGCGTATGAAAAGGCAAGTAAAGGGAAGATACCGCAGCGCGCTAATTTGAATGGAAAACGGACGGTTAATGGCGCTAAAGTCGGGATAGCTGGCGTGATCAATGAAAT
Coding sequences within:
- a CDS encoding DUF6574 domain-containing protein, whose amino-acid sequence is MQCSNCGQQTEEGKFCTNCGAQLPNDEYAAAADPTINTNDVHPQSQEKYQEQTSYQSNEAVDKLKTAGANFGHFFVTLVKSPSEAKKANSNDLISSIATIVIFSLLIALGYHLSISTIPTGFFGGPSISFFDSFVLPLIEFIILFVLVAALTFAGVKFAAQALTFTDVLAKYGAYLIPFLLLFAVGFLFALVDLTSLSALFILISVLGTLLIAPTLILLEQPAVGFDRIYVLLGIYFISLLVFGFFIQSFIESILSTLLGGMFGGY
- a CDS encoding zinc ribbon domain-containing protein — protein: MEENKGCIKCGSTDADKKEVAMTGTGLSKMFDVQNNQFIVVYCKNCGYSEFYNKQSSAGSNIFDFFFG
- a CDS encoding S1C family serine protease encodes the protein MERHNQDEQQNSQQPTNEMEEANQAQQDQNHYHAEKDPGLTKPSKGNKVNNKPKSKSHPLLSGVIGGIISAVIVAALFTTNMIPINSSSNTGNNESSSSSDNQAQPAISNTIASDDTNIASNIDETSQAVVGIINKQQQSVWSPSQEVGSGSGIIYKKDDGKAYVVTNNHVVDGAEEVDVVLNNEEHIKAKVLGADSLTDLAVLQIDGSKIKTVAKLGPSDDLQIGDTVIAIGNPLGMKFSGSVTKGIISGLQRNIEIDTNGDRQPDWITEVIQTDAAINPGNSGGALVNENGEVIGINSMKIAQEAVEGIGFAIPIDSAIPIMEQLEKDGEIARPFIGISTASIDQVPTQYRQNIKLPEKVDGGMVIANVEAGSPADKAGLQQFDVITKINDKKITSLLDLRKYMYSETNIGDKINLEIYRNGKQKTIQLTLIERETK
- a CDS encoding TraR/DksA C4-type zinc finger protein, coding for MITKEQLNRCKMALVERQNQLIDHVQDHFGLQYEFSQESIGELSNYDNHPADHGTALFERGKDLALNEHAEEELEEINEALHAIEEGTYGICTKCGKDIPFERLEAIPTTDVCIDHASNDTFEHSRPVEEKVFSPNINPNDAGDEVETGYDAEDAWQDVSRYGTSDSPSDIYGDQEDYNDVYPNSDENIGATENVEEFLAADIDGNYSGVTPNHNKYEKELDE
- a CDS encoding glycosyltransferase, yielding MNKVQSINFNDFMKGDWKKPSIKRYAIGIGAVALLIPKTALASTADGMFGNVHEAIMNAFDAGVVLVIIFAGAAWGLGHRSKAIEILIGVCCGYILARHAVDIRDFLKGI